TCCTTTACACTCATCACATCTCCCACCATCTACATTGAACGAAAAGTGCTTAGGCTTTAAATTCATAGTTTTAGAATGACGTTGCTTAGCGAACAAATCTCTAATATCATCATAAGCCTTAAGATAGGTTACCGGGTTAGACCTAGACGATTTTCCGATAGGATTCTGGTCTATCAATTCTATATGCTTCACAAGTTGAGGCGGAAATTCTACATAATCATAGTCGCCTTTTTTACCTCCCATTCCTAACTGGATTTGAATATCGTTAGCCAAAACCTCTTTCATCAATGTAGATTTACCAGAACCCGACACTCCCGTAACCACCACCAAATTCTCCAAAGGAATATCAACATCTATATTTTTAAGGTTATTTTGTCTTGCTCCTTTGATATTGATGAACGATTTAGCTCTCCTTCTCCTTTTTGGCACTGCTATTTCTAGCCTTCCTGTAAGATATTTAGAAGTTAAAGTATCAGCTTCTTTGAGGTCTTTAAAATCGCCTGCGAAGACCAGCTCTCCCCCAAGAAAACCTGCTTCTGGACCTATATCTATAATATAATCTGCGGCACGCATAATATCCTCATCGTGTTCCACAACAATAACGGTATTGCCTAAATCTCTTAAATTCTTTAGAACTTCTATTAAATTCTCGGTATCCTGTGAATGTAGCCCAATGGAAGGCTCGTCCAAAATATAAATAGACCCTACCAAAGAACTCCCCAAGCTAGTCGCTAAGTTAATCCTTTGACTTTCTCCACCTGACAAAGTATTAGAAGTACGGTTTAGCGTTAAATATCCCAAGCCTACTTTTAACAAAAACTCTAGTCTAGTAGTAATTTCGTAGAGTAGCCTTTTAGCAATTTCTTGCTCGTGTTTGGTAAGTTTAAGGTTCTTAATTAAAGGGAGAAGTTCGTCCAATGGTAATTCCATTAACGATTGTATATTATGCCCTCCCACTTTTACCCATTCGGTTTCTTTTCTTAATCTTAGACCTTCGCAGTCGGGACATTTGGTTTTACCTCTGTAACGAGAGAGCATCACTCGGTATTGTATCTTATACAAATTCTCCTCCAGCATACGGAAAAACTGGTCTATACACGGAAAGTTTTTAGCTCCCGTTCCTCTCCATAAGAGTTGTTTTTGCTCTTTAGTAAGTTCAAAATAGGGTTTATGGATTGGAAAATCTGGAGCGTTTTTGATAAAGTGCATTTTCCACTCGCTCATCGTTTCTCCTTTCCAACAAGCGACAGCATCTTCGTAAACCGAAAGCCTTTTATTAGGAATTACCAAGTCTTCGTCTATCCCAACCACTTTACCATAACCCTCGCAAGTAGGACACGCTCCGTAAGGATTATTAAAACTGAAAAAGTGGAGATTAGGTTCTAAAAACGAAATCCCATCAGCCTCAAAAAGGTTAGAAAAGTGTTTTATTTTTTGTGTTTCGATATTTTTTAAAGCACAAGAGCCGTGCCCCTCGTAGAACGCCGTTTGGATAGAATCTGCTAAGCGTTGCAGAAAATGCTCATCGTCCTCGTAAACAAAGCGGTCAATAACCAAATTAAGCGACATCTCTTTTTCAGGAACGAAGCCAAAACTCTCTAAATCTTCTATTTCAGCGATATTTCCGTTAATTTCTAATCTAGTAAATCCTGAAACTTTCAATGTATTTAATAGTGATTTAAAATCACCATCAGCAAAAGAAAGCGGCGCTGTGAGTAGAAACTCTTGATTAGGATTTTCTTCTATATAAGAAATAACATCAGAAATGCTGTCCTTTTTCACCTCATCACCAGATACAGGTGAATAGGTACGCCCCACACGAGCAAACAATAATTTAAGATAATCGTAAATTTCGGTGGAAGTTCCTACTGTGGACCTTGGATTAGAAGAAATTACTTTCTGTTGTATGGCGATAGATGGTGCTAAGCCTTTAATATCGTCTATCTTTGGTTTCTCTAAACGCCCCAAAAACTGCCTAGCATAAGAGCTTAAACTCTCCACATAACGCCTTTGCCCTTCGGCATAAATAGTATCAAAGGCTAAAGACGATTTCCCACTACCAGACACTCCAGTTACCACCACTAGTTTGTTTTTAGGTATGAGAACATCTATATTTTTAAGGTTGTTAAGATGTGCGTTTTTAACGAAAATATTATTTTTAATATCCATAAAATCCTTTGGCTGCATTAAAAAATTTAATAAGAAATAACTTACTCAAAAATATTCATTTCTTCGGTGTAGATGGGACTTTCTATCCCTAAAAAATTAAGCACACTGTGAAATACATTGTTTTGAGATAATACCTCATTTGGCTTTAGTTTTTTATTGCTATTATCCGACAGCCAAACAATAAACGGTATTTCGTACTGCTCTTTAGGTGCAATACTTAAAGGTACTCCGTGCATATATAAGTTTTTCTCCCCCAAAGATTCGCCGTGGTCAGAAACGAATAACATTGTGCTTTTGTAATCCTTTAACTCTTTTAAATTCTCGATAACATTATGTAAGATATAATCTGTATAAACAATCGTGTTATCGTAAGCGTTTACCAATTCTGTTTGAGAACATTTGCCCAACTCTACGCTATTGCAAACAGGTTTAAATACTTCAAATTTTGATGGATATTTTTGACTATAAGTAGGTCCGTGGCTGGTACTTGTATGTAATACCACCAACACTTTATTCTTTTTACTTGCCAATATTTGCTCCTTTAATCCGTTTACAAGCACCTCATCATAATCACATTCGGGCTTGTTGCAGTCTTTCATCAGAGCTTCTTTGTTTTGATAATTTGCAATATGTAGTGGTGGTTCGCCCCAATTGGTCGTTCTCCAAATCACTTCTACATCGTTACGATATAAATAGTTGGGTAGTATTTCATACAAATCATCAGTATTGGTATGTTCTAAAATACATTTAACTCCTGCCGTGGTATAAGTAGCACACGAGTTGGCTTTGAAATGAAAAACATTGCTCGTTTTTGATAATAATGGATTGGTATTTTTATTATAGCCATAAAGCGAAAAATTCTGACTTCTCGCCGATTCTCCTATCACCAATACCACCACCGACTTTTCGTTGTCTTTTATCTTGGCATTCGGTAGCAAAATTTCCTTTTCATTCTTTTTATACTTGTGAATGTGATACAACGCCGTGTTTACACTATAAGACCAAGGCATTGCCAAACCACCTAACTGTTTAGAGTTTTTGTCCACCCAAAGCCAATTACTCGCGTTTACAAAAGCCATCACCACCATAAACAACAACGCCATCGCCATCGTCTTAGCAAACTGCTTGAAGGTGCTTGGGATAATTTTAGTCCTAACAATATAAATACTCGGCAAAATGCCTAACAGAACTAGATACAACACCAACTTAATTGAAAAGAAACTACTAGACTCTTCATAATTGGTATTAAATACATTGCTTATCATACTTTCGTCTATAATCACACCATAAGTAGTGATAAAATAGACTGAAACCGCATTGATAAGGAAGAATAACACTAATAAAAACTTACCCACAAAGCGTGATAAATACAAAAATAAATAGAATGCAAAAAAATTAGCCACTACCATTACCACCACTAAACTTGCAATAAGCAGCACTCCATTAAAACTTGTATAATCTATATTATTAACCACATAAGTGTAAAACGGAATGTGAAATAATAACAAATGTAACACACTCATCAAAAGTGCGAAGTGAGTTACTTTTAAACTACTTTTTAACATAGAGAAATCCTATTTTAAATAATGATATTGCTAAACACACCAGTGGGAGATAAAACACCACTAAGCCTTCGGTAAAGATATTTTTTGAAATAATGATGATACAAGCGGTAAATAGTATCATAAAGATGGGAGAATACTTCTTATCAGCTATCCAACCCCAGATTTTATATTTTTGGCTAAAGAGTATTCCCAAAACTCCTGAAATATAACCTATAATACCACCAACAATAGTGTCAAGAGGATAATGAGCTCCCACGCCTACCCTTGTAGATACTAGCATTAAACCCATAATGATAATAAAGAAAGACCACAGCATCTTATAAATTAAATTCCTCGGCATAAAACTGAACATCAGCACTGTAAGTATCGTAAAAACAGTAATAGAATGTCCCGACGGCAAACTACTGTGTCCCGTAAGTTTTTCACCAACAATAATAAAAGTGTCAGCATCAAACATAGCAGCTGGTCTTGGCACCGAAAATAAGTTTTTAAGTGTACTTGAAAATAAAAGCGAAATAAGTGATGCCGAAATTAAAGCCTCCCAAAGTTTCGGAGCATAAATGATAAAAATACTCAAACACGATAAGAATACCAACGCATTTCCGAATTGTGTAAGATTTATCATCAAGCTAGGATATTGCCCCAACTGATGATTGATATAAAGAAATACTTCCTTCTGAATTCCTGTATAACCATTGATGGATAGTGCCTCTTTATTCCAAAGAAATAAAACTATCATCAATAACAACACTATTGGCAAATAAAGATATGATAACGCAACCCTAGGCTGGTTCTTTATAACACTTGTATTCATTATCCCGCTGTTAAACATACTTCTACAAAAATACAGATTATTTAATCTTACTTATCTTGAACATAAAATTTAGGCATCTGCCAATGGTATTTAACCGCTAAAGTTCTTATGGTTACAATAAGCAGAATAGTAAAAATCTGAACCACGGGATAAGACAAACGAGTATAGGTTGCCAAAAGTATAAAGGTAGCACCACCTAATATACAAGCTGTTGCATAGATTTCTTTTCTAAATATCAACGGAATTCTATTCAGTAGAATATCTCTAATAATCCCTCCAAAACACCCTGTGATAGTACCTAGAGTAATGCATATAATAGGGTGAAGTTCGGAACTCATACCTTTCTGTATACCTATAATTGTGAATAATCCTAACCCAAAACTATCAAATATAAAAAGTGTTACCCTAAAATTTTGCTCAATAGATTTAAAAATCATTGAAATAACACAGGTAACAAAGATAACACCACATATCCACAAATCATGCATCCAAAATACAGGTTTAGCTAAAAGTAAATCCCTCACTGTACCACCTCCTACAGAAGTCACAAAAGCGATGATAAGAATCCCAAAAGGGTCTAATCTTCTTTGCATTGCAGCAAAACTGCCAGACATAGCAAAAGATATAGTCCCTAGAAATTCTATTAAAAAATTGATATTTGCATGCATTGTTTGTGCTAAAAATAATTTTAAATTCGTTTTATACTCTTACAGCATCAGGCACTAGCAATTCATACTCACCACCGTGGCTTATAATTTCTCTCACAATACTACTGCTAATAAATGACTTACCTGAAGAAGTCAAAAGGAAAACCGTTTCCAACTTTTTGTGTGCCAAAGTTCTATTTGTATGTGCGATGGCTTTTTCAAACTCAAAATCGGCAGGGTTTCTCAATCCTCTTAGGATAAACTGAGCATCTTTCTCCATGCAATAGTCTATTGTAAGCCCTTCAAATGAGTCCACTTCTACATTTCCAAAGTGAGACACCGATTTTTCTATAAACTCTATCCTTTTCTCAAGTGGAAACATATAATGCTTTTGAGAGTTTTGCCCAATAGCAATAATAAGACGGTCAAAAAGTTTAGACGCTCGTTCTATAATATCATAATGCCCTAGAGTAATAGGGTCAAAAGACCCTGGAAATACAGCTACCTTCATATTTTATTATTTTGCTAGAGCTTTTTCTACCTCGTTTCCACACAAATCTTTAATAGAGATACCATAAATTCTCGCTTGTTGAGGAAGAATACTCGCAGGTGAAAACCCAGGGTTGGTATTCATCTCTAGCATATAAGGCACACCGTCCATAATAATATATTCACTTCTAGAGAAACCTTTCATTCCTAAAGAGTTATAAGCTCTTTTTGCAACCTCCTCTACTCTTAATCTAGTAGTCTCATCTAGCCTTGCAGGGGTAATCTCTTGAGACGCTCCTTGATACTTCGCTTCATAATCAAAAAATTCTGTCTCTGGGATAATTTCTGTAATGCCTAAAACAATAGTCTCGCCTTTGTAATCTAGCACACCCACAGATACCTCCATACCGTCTAAGAAACTTTCTACTAAAACCTCATCGTCTTCCAAAAACGCTTTTTCTAAAGCTGCTTCAAACTCCGAAGCCTCTTTTACCTTAGAAATTCCTAAAGAAGAACCACTTTGGTTAGGCTTTACAAATAGAGGCAGTTTTAACTCACTGATAATTTCATCTTTATTATAAGCCTCTCCTTTTTTTATGTAGAAACTTTTAGCGGACGGAATACCATACTTTGCTAATACAGCCAAAGTATCTTTTTTATTAAAGGTAAGTGCACTTTGGTAAAAATCACACCCTGTATATTTTTGACCTATGGCGTCCCAATATGCCTGTAACACACCGTTTTCCCCCGGTATCCCGTGAATGGTATTAAAACAAACATCAAAGCGTAACACTTCTCCACTAGGTAAATTTACAGAGAAATCTCCCTTTTGTATTGGTAGTTTAGCCTCATTTTCATCTAAATAAAACCAACCTTCTTTAAGAACCACCACTTTATAAACATTATATAAATCACGGTCTAAAGAATCATAAATTAGTTGTCCACTTTTTAGGGAAACTTTGTACTCATCGGAGTATCCGCCCATGACTACGGCTATATTTTTTTTGCTCATCAGAATCTATAAATAAAAGTTGAATGCAAAGTTAGTTAATTTTAAACGCAAGGTTTTATTTTTTCACTGAAAATATTGTTTAAAACAAAAAATAGTCTATCTTTGCTCTGTATTAGTTCGTTGAAAAACTAGGAAATGTTATCAAGAAAGGTGGAGGGAATAGACCCTGCGAAACCTTGGCAACCCTTCCTCATGGAAGAAGGTGCTAAATTCTACCAAAGTTTTTTGGATAGATAACATCAAGAAAATACCTCTTATTTCTTGGCAACATTTCAGTTATTTAAAATTTATAATAAAAGAATGTTGCATCACCTCAAAATTAAAGACTACTTAACAACTACTGGATATAATGTAGGTATCTCGCTTAGCTATGAGCTATTTGGGTTGCCTTTACATACAGCTCCGATCGTACTCATCAATCATGCTCTAACGGGAAACTCTAATGTGGCAGGAACAAAAGGCTGGTGGCAAGATTTGGTAGGAGCAGGAAAAACTATTGATACCAACAAACTCACGGTCATCTGTTTTAATATTCCTGGTAATGGTTATAATGATTTCTTTATTGATAATCCACGAGACTTCACTACTCAAGATGTGGCTCAGCTATTCCTTTTAGGATTGGAACAACTTAAAATTAAACAATTAGACTATCTTATAGGTGGTTCCATTGGTGGTGCTATAGGTTGGGAGATGCTCAATCTTAATAAAAACTTATCTAAAGTATTTGTGCCTGTAGCCTCGGATTTTAAAACAACCGATTGGCTGAATGCCCAATGCTTAGTTCAGAAATACCTCCTAGAAAATAGTGAGAAACCTCTACAAAAAGCGAGAACTCACGCTATGCTTTGCTATAGAACTCCCTTTTCACTCAATAAAAGATTTAAAAGGCAAAAAGGAGACGATACAGACCTACTGCAATCTCACGAATGGCTCAACTTCCACGGAGAAAGCCTTAATGAAAGATTTACTCTAAAGGCTTATCTACTAATGAACCATCTGCTAACCACCATTGCGGTTGATGAGTCTTCGTTAGAAGAAATAAAAACAGAATTCCATTTGGTAGCAGTGGATAGTGATTTATTCTTCCCTGCCTTTGAAATTGAAGAAACCTATCAACTTTTAAAAACCAATAATGCCAATGCCTACTACCACGAAATAAAATCGGTACACGGACACGATGCCTTCCTTATGGAATACGAGCAAATGAAACATATATTCAAATCAATTATTAAATATTAAATCAACTTTAAAAATTATATTATGCCTAATCAAGAAAACCTTAACATATATCCAAACAAAGCCATCATCAATTTTGAAGGCAAAGACTTTCTAGGTCAAATAGGGATAGACTCTCGTATATTTAACGCTCTTAATAGAGCCAACATTAGCGTTGGTGTTATCTCTCAACAGGCGATAGAAAACGGCATCTCTGTACTCGTAGATGAAAGCAATGCCGAGGATGCGGTACAATGCCTAAAAGAAGAGTTTAACAACGAAATTAGCCAAGGGATTGTAAGCCAAATTTACAGCGTAGATGGCATTACTGTGATTGGTCTGGTAACGCCTGATTTCAACAAGATACTTACCGAACTCCAGCGTAATAAAATTTTCCCGTTACTTCTTAACCAAGTGGCTTCGGCGGGGCGTGTAAACATTGTAGTAGCGACCAACCAAGCCGAAAAAACCAAAAACATTATAGAAACCGAACTTTATGGCAAACCTAAAGCCGTACATTTGGTATTGTTTGGGCACGGTAATGTGGGTGGTACTTTGATAGAGCAAATCTTAGATTCTGCTTATGATATTTTGCAACGGAAGAGAATAGACCTTAAAATCGTAGCGATAGCCAACTCTAAAAATATTGTGTTTAACAAAGGAGGCTTCGGAAGCGATTGGCGACAAAAGGTTAAGTTTGCCAATACCCAAAATACTTTGGAAGACTTATTTCAATTCGTAAAAGAACATCAGTTTGAAAATCTAATTGCTGTGGATAATACCGCTAGTAAAGACTTTGTAAAAAACTATCTAGAACTAGCGGAACAAGGCTTCGATTTGGTTTCTTCCAACAAAATTTACAACACTCTTCCGATTGGAGAATACAAAAAACTAAGGCGTACCCTAGAGAAAAACAAAAAGAAATACCTCTACGAAACCAATGTAGGAGCAGGGTTACCGTTGATAGACACCATTAAGCTCCTTCATCTTTCTGGCGAAGACATTACACGAATTAAAGGGGTATTTTCGGGGTCGCTTAGCTATATATTTAATAATTTTTCGGTGAGAGGAGATGCCTTTTCTACTATTATTAAAGAAGCGATGGAGAAAGGCTTTACCGAGCCTGACCCAAGAGAAGACCTTTCAGGAAATGATGTCGCGAGAAAACTACTAATCTTAGCACGAGAACTAGACTTAGTAAATGAATTTGAGGACATCAATATCCAAAACCTCATTCCTGAAAACCTTTCTGATATTAGTAAAGAAGATTTTATTTCAAGACTAAATGAGCTAGATGACACCTATCAAAAGATTAAAGACAACCAAGAAACAGGCTATGTTCTGCGTTATGTAGGCGATTTGCATGGCAACCTAAGAGAAGACAAAGGTGTACTTGATGTAAAACTTGTTTCAGTGCCTGCCCATTCTGCGTTAGGACAGCTCAAAGGCTCTGACTCTATCTTTGAAATCTATACCGAAAGCTACGGCGAAAACCCTATCGTTATTATGGGTGCTGGTGCTGGTGCTAAGGTAACTGCCAGAGGTGTCTTTGGTGATATTTTAAGACTAAGTGAAACTAAATAACAACTTTATAATATGAAAAACTTTGAAACCCAAGCCATCAGAAACCAAATCGCTAG
The genomic region above belongs to Riemerella anatipestifer and contains:
- a CDS encoding alpha/beta fold hydrolase, producing the protein MLHHLKIKDYLTTTGYNVGISLSYELFGLPLHTAPIVLINHALTGNSNVAGTKGWWQDLVGAGKTIDTNKLTVICFNIPGNGYNDFFIDNPRDFTTQDVAQLFLLGLEQLKIKQLDYLIGGSIGGAIGWEMLNLNKNLSKVFVPVASDFKTTDWLNAQCLVQKYLLENSEKPLQKARTHAMLCYRTPFSLNKRFKRQKGDDTDLLQSHEWLNFHGESLNERFTLKAYLLMNHLLTTIAVDESSLEEIKTEFHLVAVDSDLFFPAFEIEETYQLLKTNNANAYYHEIKSVHGHDAFLMEYEQMKHIFKSIIKY
- a CDS encoding phosphatase PAP2 family protein gives rise to the protein MNTSVIKNQPRVALSYLYLPIVLLLMIVLFLWNKEALSINGYTGIQKEVFLYINHQLGQYPSLMINLTQFGNALVFLSCLSIFIIYAPKLWEALISASLISLLFSSTLKNLFSVPRPAAMFDADTFIIVGEKLTGHSSLPSGHSITVFTILTVLMFSFMPRNLIYKMLWSFFIIIMGLMLVSTRVGVGAHYPLDTIVGGIIGYISGVLGILFSQKYKIWGWIADKKYSPIFMILFTACIIIISKNIFTEGLVVFYLPLVCLAISLFKIGFLYVKK
- a CDS encoding ACT domain-containing protein is translated as MPNQENLNIYPNKAIINFEGKDFLGQIGIDSRIFNALNRANISVGVISQQAIENGISVLVDESNAEDAVQCLKEEFNNEISQGIVSQIYSVDGITVIGLVTPDFNKILTELQRNKIFPLLLNQVASAGRVNIVVATNQAEKTKNIIETELYGKPKAVHLVLFGHGNVGGTLIEQILDSAYDILQRKRIDLKIVAIANSKNIVFNKGGFGSDWRQKVKFANTQNTLEDLFQFVKEHQFENLIAVDNTASKDFVKNYLELAEQGFDLVSSNKIYNTLPIGEYKKLRRTLEKNKKKYLYETNVGAGLPLIDTIKLLHLSGEDITRIKGVFSGSLSYIFNNFSVRGDAFSTIIKEAMEKGFTEPDPREDLSGNDVARKLLILARELDLVNEFEDINIQNLIPENLSDISKEDFISRLNELDDTYQKIKDNQETGYVLRYVGDLHGNLREDKGVLDVKLVSVPAHSALGQLKGSDSIFEIYTESYGENPIVIMGAGAGAKVTARGVFGDILRLSETK
- a CDS encoding trimeric intracellular cation channel family protein; its protein translation is MHANINFLIEFLGTISFAMSGSFAAMQRRLDPFGILIIAFVTSVGGGTVRDLLLAKPVFWMHDLWICGVIFVTCVISMIFKSIEQNFRVTLFIFDSFGLGLFTIIGIQKGMSSELHPIICITLGTITGCFGGIIRDILLNRIPLIFRKEIYATACILGGATFILLATYTRLSYPVVQIFTILLIVTIRTLAVKYHWQMPKFYVQDK
- a CDS encoding D-alanine--D-alanine ligase; amino-acid sequence: MSKKNIAVVMGGYSDEYKVSLKSGQLIYDSLDRDLYNVYKVVVLKEGWFYLDENEAKLPIQKGDFSVNLPSGEVLRFDVCFNTIHGIPGENGVLQAYWDAIGQKYTGCDFYQSALTFNKKDTLAVLAKYGIPSAKSFYIKKGEAYNKDEIISELKLPLFVKPNQSGSSLGISKVKEASEFEAALEKAFLEDDEVLVESFLDGMEVSVGVLDYKGETIVLGITEIIPETEFFDYEAKYQGASQEITPARLDETTRLRVEEVAKRAYNSLGMKGFSRSEYIIMDGVPYMLEMNTNPGFSPASILPQQARIYGISIKDLCGNEVEKALAK
- the coaD gene encoding pantetheine-phosphate adenylyltransferase, with product MKVAVFPGSFDPITLGHYDIIERASKLFDRLIIAIGQNSQKHYMFPLEKRIEFIEKSVSHFGNVEVDSFEGLTIDYCMEKDAQFILRGLRNPADFEFEKAIAHTNRTLAHKKLETVFLLTSSGKSFISSSIVREIISHGGEYELLVPDAVRV
- the eptA gene encoding phosphoethanolamine--lipid A transferase EptA, with amino-acid sequence MLKSSLKVTHFALLMSVLHLLLFHIPFYTYVVNNIDYTSFNGVLLIASLVVVMVVANFFAFYLFLYLSRFVGKFLLVLFFLINAVSVYFITTYGVIIDESMISNVFNTNYEESSSFFSIKLVLYLVLLGILPSIYIVRTKIIPSTFKQFAKTMAMALLFMVVMAFVNASNWLWVDKNSKQLGGLAMPWSYSVNTALYHIHKYKKNEKEILLPNAKIKDNEKSVVVLVIGESARSQNFSLYGYNKNTNPLLSKTSNVFHFKANSCATYTTAGVKCILEHTNTDDLYEILPNYLYRNDVEVIWRTTNWGEPPLHIANYQNKEALMKDCNKPECDYDEVLVNGLKEQILASKKNKVLVVLHTSTSHGPTYSQKYPSKFEVFKPVCNSVELGKCSQTELVNAYDNTIVYTDYILHNVIENLKELKDYKSTMLFVSDHGESLGEKNLYMHGVPLSIAPKEQYEIPFIVWLSDNSNKKLKPNEVLSQNNVFHSVLNFLGIESPIYTEEMNIFE
- the uvrA gene encoding excinuclease ABC subunit UvrA, producing the protein MDIKNNIFVKNAHLNNLKNIDVLIPKNKLVVVTGVSGSGKSSLAFDTIYAEGQRRYVESLSSYARQFLGRLEKPKIDDIKGLAPSIAIQQKVISSNPRSTVGTSTEIYDYLKLLFARVGRTYSPVSGDEVKKDSISDVISYIEENPNQEFLLTAPLSFADGDFKSLLNTLKVSGFTRLEINGNIAEIEDLESFGFVPEKEMSLNLVIDRFVYEDDEHFLQRLADSIQTAFYEGHGSCALKNIETQKIKHFSNLFEADGISFLEPNLHFFSFNNPYGACPTCEGYGKVVGIDEDLVIPNKRLSVYEDAVACWKGETMSEWKMHFIKNAPDFPIHKPYFELTKEQKQLLWRGTGAKNFPCIDQFFRMLEENLYKIQYRVMLSRYRGKTKCPDCEGLRLRKETEWVKVGGHNIQSLMELPLDELLPLIKNLKLTKHEQEIAKRLLYEITTRLEFLLKVGLGYLTLNRTSNTLSGGESQRINLATSLGSSLVGSIYILDEPSIGLHSQDTENLIEVLKNLRDLGNTVIVVEHDEDIMRAADYIIDIGPEAGFLGGELVFAGDFKDLKEADTLTSKYLTGRLEIAVPKRRRRAKSFINIKGARQNNLKNIDVDIPLENLVVVTGVSGSGKSTLMKEVLANDIQIQLGMGGKKGDYDYVEFPPQLVKHIELIDQNPIGKSSRSNPVTYLKAYDDIRDLFAKQRHSKTMNLKPKHFSFNVDGGRCDECKGEGVITISMQFMADVELECEHCKGARFKSEILEVKFDEKNIADILQMTVDEAIDFFSDNKQDKIVTKLRPLQEVGLGYLKLGQSSSTLSGGEAQRVKLASFLVKGVTTEKTLFIFDEPSTGLHFHDIQKLLTSLQALIELGHSVVVIEHQPDIIKSADWIIDIGPNAGKYGGEVVFAGTPEDLAKDEKSKTAKFVAEKL